The genomic stretch CGTGCATTTTGTGCAGGGGGGGCAATGGCGTGAAGATTTGGTCGGAACCAATGCTTTGGCACTTTCATTGAAAACTCAAAAATCGAGCTGTGTATTTTCTAACGAACATTATATGTCGTCTATTCATGATTGGGTGTGCTATGCAGCGCCAATCATTGATCCCTTTTCTAAACAAGTACTCGGTGTAATTGATTTATCTACCACGTGGAATAATCATAATAGTTTAGGTTTATTGGCTGCAGAGCGTTGTGCCTCGATTATCCAGTCGGCATTATTGGAGTCGCAGCAACAACACATCTTTATTCGTGCCTTTACGGTACCGCAAGTGTTGTTTAATGGTAAAGTTGCTGTCTTGACCCCCCGCCAAATTGAAATTTTGACGATTTTGGCGCTGTGTCCGCAAGGGATGAATTTAGAGAGTTTACATCAGGCACTTTATGGTGAACGTAAAGTCAGCATGGGAACCTTGAAAGCTGAAATGTCGCAATTACGCGATATTTTGGGAGGCTTGTTGGGCTCTCGGCCTTATCGTTTATTGGCGACAGTAGAAGCTGATTTTTTACAGGCAGAACAAGCACTGGATTCAGGTTATATCGAGCACGCACTCAAACTTTGTCGTGGTGTATTTTTGGCCAAAACGGAAAGCCCATTTTTATGCGCATGGCGTGATTGTCTAGAATCCCGTTTAAGTAAGGCGATCTTTAATGCCAATGAGGCGGATGTTTTATTAAAGCATTTGGCTTATTGTCCAGAAGCGATTGATGCGGT from Acinetobacter pullicarnis encodes the following:
- a CDS encoding transcriptional regulator, with amino-acid sequence MLSKHELLQKRHEIEVLRENSNFSLRQSDQHDQSIHSSWQRSKLASIPVEREAAPLLGSTTQQPSALQMALSHCENELKHIAQQSAMVVAVGDVGSTIVWSAASGQMRQAAERVHFVQGGQWREDLVGTNALALSLKTQKSSCVFSNEHYMSSIHDWVCYAAPIIDPFSKQVLGVIDLSTTWNNHNSLGLLAAERCASIIQSALLESQQQHIFIRAFTVPQVLFNGKVAVLTPRQIEILTILALCPQGMNLESLHQALYGERKVSMGTLKAEMSQLRDILGGLLGSRPYRLLATVEADFLQAEQALDSGYIEHALKLCRGVFLAKTESPFLCAWRDCLESRLSKAIFNANEADVLLKHLAYCPEAIDAVERLIELTPAGHPAHQLFLKYKDAQ